In Streptococcus mitis, the DNA window CACTACTACTGCAACAGAATGCGGAATTTCTTCACGAGTTAGGTGCAAAACTTTCTCGCGAACCATTTCTGAAACCAAGAATCGTTCTGGATGGTCTGTGATTTGATCAGACGGGAAATACTGGAATCCTTCATCCAGATTTTCACTCAAAATATCCACTAGACGAGACACGTTATTGCCCTGAAGGGCTGAGATTGGAACGATTTCCTTAAAGTCCATCTGATTTCGGAAATCATCAATCTGAGACAAGAGCTGGTCTGGGTGAACCTTATCAATCTTATTCACCACCAAAATAACAGGAACCTTGGCAGCCTTGAGACGCTCGATAATCATGTCGTCTCCCTTACCACGCGCTTCATCCGCAGGTACCATGAAAAGGACGGTATCCACTTCACGAAGGGTACTATAGGCAGATTCGACCATGAAATCTCCAAGGGCCGTCTTTGGCTTGTGAATCCCTGGTGTGTCGATAAAGACGATTTGCTCCTTATCAGTCGTGTAAATTCCCATGATTTTGTTGCGCGTTGTCTGCGCCTTGTCACTCATAATGGCAATCTTTTGCCCCATGACATGATTTAAAAAAGTTGACTTCCCAACATTGGGACGTCCTAAAATGGCTACAAAGCCTGATTTAAAAGTCATAATTTCCTCTTACTGTTTAAAATAATAAATCCCAGATTCGTGGGAGAAAAATCAATGCGCCTGTTAAGGCTGCGAAAAGAGAGACCACTAATACCGCGCCTGCCGCCATATCCTTGGCATTTTTAGCCAGCATGGAAAAGTGATAGTGACTGGCCAAATCCACCACATTTTCAATAGCAGAATTGATAATTTCAAAAGCTACTACCAAGAAAATGCTCAATAGGAGAAAGAGCCATTCGATTCGTGACACCTGAAAAACAAAACCTGCAAGAATGACTACAAGAGCCGTCACTGCATGTTTTCGCATATTGCGTTCTTCCTTGATGGCAGTAAAAATTCCTGTGAGAGCAAATTCTAAACTGGATATCAGGTCACGATTTTTCCATTTTCGTTTATTGTCTTGTGAGTCCATAGGCTGTCAAAATTTCTTCTTGTAAACCGAACATCTCCGCTTCTTCTTCCGGAGTGTAGTGATCATAGCCGTTGATATGTAAAAAGCCGTGTACTGCCAAGAAGCCCATCTCACGCTCAAAGCTATGGCCATATTCCTCGGCCTGCTCATGTGCCTTATCGATAGAGATGAACAGTTCCCCAATATAGGCATCAAACTCAGACATCATCTCTGCCAATTCCGGATTTTCAAGCAAATCCTCTTCGTCAAAGGCAATTTCCAATTCTGGTTTATACTCAAGGCTGATGACATCTGTCGGACGGTCGGTGTCACGGTACTCCAGATTGAGTTCATGACTACGCTCATTGGTCACAAAGGTAACTGCCATCTCCTTGTCTTCTTTTCCTAATTTTTGGGCTGCAAATTCCAAAATTTCTTGGGTTTGTTGCAACATTTCTTTTGAAACTTGACCAGTTTCATCTACCATTTCAATATACATGTGCTTCTCGTTTCTCTTTACTTGGCTTTATTATACCACATTTCCATGATTTTATTCTACCTTTTTGATATAATACTATGGAATACAATCACAAGGAGAGAACGATGTCATTTGACGGATTTTTTTTACACCACATGGTTGAGGAATTGCGAAGAGAATTAGTGAATGGTCGCATTCAGAAAATCAATCAACCTTTTGAACAAGAGTTGGTCTTGCAAATCCGTAGCAATCGCCAAAGTCATCGCCTGCTCCTTTCTGCCCATCCAGTTTTTGGACGCATTCAGCTGACCCAAACAACTTTTGAAAACCCAGCCCAGCCTTCTACCTTTATCATGGTTTTAAGAAAATATTTGCAGGGTGCCCTGATTGAGTCGATTGAGCAAGTGGAAAATGACCGTATTGTGGAAATTACGGTTTCTAATAAAAACGAGATTGGGGACCATATTCAGGCTACCTTGATTATCGAAATTATGGGGAAACACAGTAATATTCTACTGGTCGATAAAAGCAGTCATAAAATCCTCGAAGTTATCAAACATGTTGGCTTTTCACAAAATAGCTACCGCACCTTGCTTCCTGGATCGACCTATATCGCTCCGCCAAGTACGGAAGCTCTCAATCCTTTTACAATCAAGGACGAGAAACTTTTTGAAATCCTGCAAACACAGGAAACGACAGCTAAAAATCTTCAAAGCCTCTTTCAAGGTCTGGGACGCGATACGGCAAATGAATTGGAAAGGATACTGGTTAGTGAAAAACTTTCCACTTTCCGAAACTTTTTCAATCAAGAAACCAAGCCATGCTTGACTGAGACTTCCTTCAGCCCAGTTCCTTTTGCAAATCAGGTGGGAGAGCCTTTTGCCAGTCTTTCTGATTTGTTGAACACCTACTATAAGGATAAGGCTGAGCGCGACCGCGTAAAACAGCAAGCCAGTGAACTGATTCGTCGTGTTGAAAATGAACTTCAAAAAAATCGTCATAAGCTTAAAAAACAAGAAAAAGAGTTACTGGCGACAGACAACGCTGAAGAATTTCGTCAAAAGGGGGAATTACTGACAACCTTCCTCCATCAAGTTCCTAATGACCAAGATCAGGTTATCCTAGACAACTACTATACTAATCAACCTATCACAATTGCGCTTGATAAGGCCTTGACTCCCAACCAGAATGCCCAACGCTATTTTAAACGGTATCAGAAACTCAAAGAAGCTGTCAAATACTTGACTGAGCTGATTGAGGAAACCAAGGCAACCATTCTCTATCTGGAAAGTGTAGAAACCGTCCTCAACCAAGCTGGACTAGAAGAAATCGCTGAAATCCGTGAAGAATTGATCCAAACAGGTTTTATCCGCAGAAGACAACGGGAGAAAATCCAGAAACGCAAAAAACCAGAACAATATCTAGCAAGCGATGGCAAAACCATCATCTATGTCGGTCGCAATAACCTGCAAAATGAGGAGCTAACCTTTAAAATGGCCCGCAAGGAGGAACTTTGGTTCCATGCCAAGGACATTCCTGGAAGCCATGTTGTCATCTCAGGCAATCTTGACCCATCTGATGAAGTCAAGACAGACGCGGCAGAACTGGCCGCCTACTTCTCTCAAGGTCGCCTATCAAATCTGGTGCAGGTAGATATGATTGAAGTCAAAAAACTCAACAAACCAACTGGCGGAAAACCAGGCTTTGTCACTTACACAGGACAAAAGACCCTCCGCGTCACACCAGACCCCGAAAAAATCGCATCTATGAAAAAATCCTGATTCGACTTGAA includes these proteins:
- the ybeY gene encoding rRNA maturation RNase YbeY, translating into MYIEMVDETGQVSKEMLQQTQEILEFAAQKLGKEDKEMAVTFVTNERSHELNLEYRDTDRPTDVISLEYKPELEIAFDEEDLLENPELAEMMSEFDAYIGELFISIDKAHEQAEEYGHSFEREMGFLAVHGFLHINGYDHYTPEEEAEMFGLQEEILTAYGLTRQ
- a CDS encoding diacylglycerol kinase family protein; translation: MDSQDNKRKWKNRDLISSLEFALTGIFTAIKEERNMRKHAVTALVVILAGFVFQVSRIEWLFLLLSIFLVVAFEIINSAIENVVDLASHYHFSMLAKNAKDMAAGAVLVVSLFAALTGALIFLPRIWDLLF
- the pavA gene encoding Rqc2 family fibronectin-binding protein PavA codes for the protein MSFDGFFLHHMVEELRRELVNGRIQKINQPFEQELVLQIRSNRQSHRLLLSAHPVFGRIQLTQTTFENPAQPSTFIMVLRKYLQGALIESIEQVENDRIVEITVSNKNEIGDHIQATLIIEIMGKHSNILLVDKSSHKILEVIKHVGFSQNSYRTLLPGSTYIAPPSTEALNPFTIKDEKLFEILQTQETTAKNLQSLFQGLGRDTANELERILVSEKLSTFRNFFNQETKPCLTETSFSPVPFANQVGEPFASLSDLLNTYYKDKAERDRVKQQASELIRRVENELQKNRHKLKKQEKELLATDNAEEFRQKGELLTTFLHQVPNDQDQVILDNYYTNQPITIALDKALTPNQNAQRYFKRYQKLKEAVKYLTELIEETKATILYLESVETVLNQAGLEEIAEIREELIQTGFIRRRQREKIQKRKKPEQYLASDGKTIIYVGRNNLQNEELTFKMARKEELWFHAKDIPGSHVVISGNLDPSDEVKTDAAELAAYFSQGRLSNLVQVDMIEVKKLNKPTGGKPGFVTYTGQKTLRVTPDPEKIASMKKS
- the era gene encoding GTPase Era translates to MTFKSGFVAILGRPNVGKSTFLNHVMGQKIAIMSDKAQTTRNKIMGIYTTDKEQIVFIDTPGIHKPKTALGDFMVESAYSTLREVDTVLFMVPADEARGKGDDMIIERLKAAKVPVILVVNKIDKVHPDQLLSQIDDFRNQMDFKEIVPISALQGNNVSRLVDILSENLDEGFQYFPSDQITDHPERFLVSEMVREKVLHLTREEIPHSVAVVVDSMKRDEETDKVHIRATIMVERDSQKGIIIGKGGAMLKKIGSMARRDIELMLGDKVFLETWVKVKKNWRDKKLDLADFGYNEKEY